The region TCAGAAGATCTGCCACGAGCAGCCCCACGAGGGTGCACGCGGCTGACAGCACCGCCACCGCCATGATCACCGGATAGTCCCGGTGGAGGAGCGCGTCGAGGGTGAGAAGCCCCATCCCCGGCAGGTTGAAGATCCGCTCGATCACCACGCTTCCGCTGATCACGAAGGGGAAGTGGAGCCCGAAGAGCACGATCACGGGGAGGAGCGCGTTCGGTAGGGCGTGCTTGAGCACGACGGTGGCGGGGGCGAGTCCCTTGGCGTGGGCCGTGCGCACGTAGTCCTGACGGAGCACCTCGAGCATGGCTCCCCGCTGGTAGCGCGAGATGACCGCCACCGCCCCGTAGGTGAGACAGGTCACCGGCAGGACGAGGTGGCGCAGGCGATCCACGAGCCAGGTCAGGCCCGTGGCCTGCTCGAGACCCGGCGTGGCCAGCCCGTAGATCGGAAACCAGTCCAGGTACCCGAGACCGCCAAAGAGCTGCACGAGCAGCAGGGCGGCGAAGAAGGGGGGGAGCGAATAGAGCAGGAGCAGCCCCGTCCCCAGGGCTCGCTCTCGACGGCTTCCGGCCCGCACGGCCATCCACGCGCCGAGCGGCACCGCCACCAGATAGGCCAGGAAGATGGAGCTCAGGGCGAGGAGCAGGGTCACGGGGAGCGCCTCGCCGAGTTTCTCCGTCACGGGACGGCCATCCTTGATCGAGCGACCGAAGCGGAGGGTGAGGACGCGGCCCATCCACTTGGCGAACTGCGTCTCGGTCAGGTGGCCGAGCAGGCGCTCTCCGCGCGAGAAGTCGCGGTGGTCCCGCCCGACCTGCGCCCACCACTCGCGCCAGCTCTCACGCGTCGCCGCGTCGTCGGTCCCACCCGTCAGCTCGCCCTCGTGGCGGGCCAGGCGACCGGCGACCAGGCTGGCCCGGCGCGCCGCCTCTCCCGAGGACCCGAGCAGGATCGACATGACGACGGGGAGCGCCGCGCTACCCCGGGCCAGGAGCTGGTCCTCGGCGCTCCGGTCGGTTCCGAGGCGAGCGGCCAGCTGCTCGAGACGCGCGGGCTCGAGCTCTGCCCGGGCGCGCGCCGCCCACTCCTCGAGGGAAGGCGCGGACGCGGGTAGCAGGTGTGGGTGTTCGGAGCGGATCAGGCGAAGCGCCTCGCGCAGTCGCCGCGCCGTGACCTCACCGACGCCGCGCTCGAGGGTGGCCGTCCACGCTGGAAGGCAGACCGTGCCGCACGCTGCGGCCCGGGCCGTCGCCTCCTCCCCCGCTGCGCCCGGCCTGGCGAGGGCCGTCAGGATCCGGTCGGTCCTCCCGACCAGCCCTCGGGGATCCCGGTTGATAAAGAGCGGAAGATCTAGAAAGAACGTCCGCTTATGCTGCTCGAGCGCCTCCTCGCTGAGCCCCCGCGCCAGCTCCGCGCCTGCCGGGCTCCCGGAGACCGGATCCCCCGGCGCGAGGTGGATCAGCGCGAACGTGACCACGCAGAGGCCGAACAGAGTCGGCACGAGGAGGAGGAGCCGTCGCAGGAGGTACAGGCTCATCCGCGCTCAGCCTGCCGGAATCGCCCACTCGGCGAGCTGGTACCACACGTCGTAGCTGCGCACGCCCTTCACCCTCCGCGCCACGAGCCCGGGTTCCTCGAGGGTGAAGAGCGGGATGAGCGGCAGCTCCTCGGCCAGCAGAGCTTGCAGGGCGTTCGCGTGCTGCTTGCGCCTGCCCGGGTCGCGTTCGGTCCGGAGAAGCTCCAGCAGGCGATCGCTCCGCGGATCCTGATACGCCGCGTAGTTCTGGCCGTCCTGGATCTGGCTGCTGTGGAGCTGCAGGTACAGGTCGGTGTGGGGCCCGACCTGCGCCATGCCGAGCGCTCCCGCGTCGAAGTCGTGCGCCCGTAGCCGCTTGAGGAAGACCGCCCAGTCGATCGGCACGAGTTCCATGCGGATCCCGGCCCGCGCGAGCTCCGCCTGGTAGATGGTCAACCAGCGCCGCATCGTGGCCGAGCTCGCCACGACCAGGAAGGTGAAGCGGAAGGGCACCCCCGCTCGCTCGAGGATCCCGTCGCCATCCCGGTCGGCGAAGCCCGCCTCCGCGAGCAGCTTCCTCGCCTGCGGGGGGTCGAAGGCCACCGGCTTGGACCCGGCGAGGTAGAGCGGGTCTCCGCTCCAGAAGAGCGAGAGGCTGCGTCGCGCCAGCCCCCGCATGATCTGCCGTTCGATGAGCGGCAGGTCGAGGAGCTGCGCCAGCGCGCGGCGCACCCGGCGGTCGGCGAAGAGCGACCGCCGATGGTTCACGACGATGAAGGAGGTCCCCGGGGAAAAGTGCCGGACCGGGGCGAAGCGCCGGATGAGGGAGGCGTCGCTTCCCGTGGCCTCGGCCCACTGCCCCGGCCGCACACGGGGGAGGAAGTCCAGCTCACCCCGGCGCGCGAGCTTCAGCGCCACCTCCGGCTGGCGCACGATCCGAAAGACCAGCCGGGGGATGAGCGCCCGCGGCCCCCAGTAGCCGTCGAAGCGCTCGTAGACCACCTGCTGGCCCGGGACCCAGCTCGCGAAGCGGTAGGGGCCCGTGCCCACGGGTCGGCGAAGGAGCGAGTGCTGGTTCAGGTCCCCCTGCCGCATCAGGTGTTCGGGCAAGATGGGCAGGGAGGTCAGCTCCTGCAGGAAGAAGAAGGAGGACTCCTTCAGCCGCAGCTTGAACTGCAGCGGTCCAACGGCCTCGTATCGCAGGACGAACGGGGCGAGGGCCGCGCGCATCGAGACGGCGCGCACTCGCTCGTCGAGCACCCGCTCGAAGGTGAAGACCACGTCCTTGGCCGTGAACGGGCGGCCATCGTGCCAGCGGACGCCCTGCCGCAGGTGGAAGGTGTAGACCAGTCCGTCGGGGCTCACCTCCCAGCGCGTGGCCAGGTCCCCCACCACGCGATTGCTGGCGGGGTCCACGCGCACGAGCCCTTGGAGGAGCAGCCCCATGGAGAGCCGATGCGCCCAGGCGTCGGGCTGGATGAGGCTGGTTAAATGGGCCGGCTCGTCCTCGAGCTGGACGACCAGGCTCGACCGCTCCCCCCCCGCCCTGCCGGTCGCGTCCGGGCCGGTGGCCCCTCGACGACACGCCCCCACCGCGACGCCTGCCGCGGCCAGTCCGACGAGGGCGAAGACGCGCGCGCGGCTCACCGTGCGGTCTCCTCGAGCGCCAGCTCGGTGAGCAGCGGCCAGTGCCCGTCGCCCGCGATCCCTTTCACGCGCCGGCTCGCCAGCATGACCTCCACCGGGGAGAAGAGCACGGTCATCGGCGGGTCCTCGTGCAAGGCCCGATGGAGCCGCCGCGCCAGGCGCACCCGATCCGCCTCCAGCGGCGCGGCACGCAGAGCGTCGAGCAGACCGTCCACCGCGGTGCTCGCATACCCACCGTAGTTGAGGGCCCCCTTGCTGTGCAAAAGAAAGGACAGATCCGCCTCGGGGCGGAGGGCCAAGCCGGCCAGCGCCAGGTCGAAGCGCCCACGCTTGAGCATCGCCGTGAGGTACCCGAAGTCGGCGACCTCCACGGTCAGCTCGAGGCCTTCGGCCCGGAGCTCGCCCCGCAGGCGCATCGCCACCTCGCGCAGGGGCGAGTCCTTGGCGAGGAGCAACCGCAACCGCAGGGGAGCCCCCTTCCGTCGTCGCACGGCCCCCGCCGCGCCCCCCCATCCAGCGGAGTCGAGCAGCCTCGCAGCCGCCGCACGATCGGTCGCGTGCGCGTGGATCGACGCGTCGTACCAGGCGCTGAGCGGCCAGAGCGGCGCCGACACAACCTGTCCTAGGTCGTTCCGCGCCATACGCACGATCTGCGCCGGATTCAGCAGGTGCGAAAGCGCCAGACGGACCCGCCGATCCTTCAGCGCCGGATGCCGCGTGTTGTAGAGCAGCACGCGCGGTCGGTAAGGGTGGATCCGATAGACGCGGAACCTCTGCTGGAGCCGCGCGGGATCCACCTGCTCGGGGTAGTAGCCGGGATAGAGCTGCGGCAGGAGATCCACCTCCCCGTTGCGCAGGGCAGCCAGGGCGCGCGCTGGCTCGGAGATGGCGTGGAAGACCACCGTCGCCACCGACGCGGGTCGCCCCCAGTAGGCCGCGTTCCGCTCGAGGACGAGGTTCTCCCGGTCGCTCCAGGACTTCAGCCGGAACGGCCCCGTTCCGACCGGCTGACGCCCGAGGCGCCCTCCGTGGATCCCGAGTCGGTTGTAGACATGCGCGGGCAGGATCCCCACCTCCGCCAGCACCGCCGGGAGGAGCAGGTTCGGGCGCGCGAGCTCCAGCTCTACGGTCCGCTCGTCCCGCTCGCGAACCTCGCGCACGTCACCGAGCTCCAGCTTCAACAGCTCGCTCGGCGGGTGACGCCCCGTGACCTTCTCGAGGGTGAAGCGCACGTCCGCCGCCGTGAGCGGTCGGCCGTCGTGAAATCGCACGCCGGATCGGAGCGTGAAGCGGTAGCGGCGCCCCCCGTCCAACACGTCCACGCGCTCGGCCAGCTGGGGGACGAAGCGGCCCGCTCCCGTGCGGCGAACGAGCGGCTCCACGAGGTTGTGCAGGGCGATGCGCTGGCACCACACGTCGGCCGAAGCGAGCAGCGGGTTCAGGTGCGCCGGCAACCGCTCCACCTGCACCACCAGCTCGCGGGTCTCCCGCCGTTGCGGGGATTCCGACGCGTCGGTCGCCGAATGGGGGGCTCTGGCCGACCGCTCGCGCGTCCCCGAGCCGCAGGCCGCCCCCAGCGCAACTTGCGCCAGCAAGATCGCTGTGATACTTCGTGAAGCACGACTACGCACAGAAGGGGCGCCCCATGAAGCGGCTATGCGGTCTCGCAGTGATCGGGCTCTGGGCCTGCAACTCGGGTGGCGGCGGGGGGGCCCGCATCGGCAGCGATCCGCAGCAGACGGAGCTGCCTCGCGTCGAGGTGAAGCTACCACCGCCCCCGTCGTTCCAGAAGGATCATCCGGCTGAAAAGTATCCCGACGCCTCGTACTCCGTCTACGGAGTGCGCAAGACCCCGAAGACCACGCTGAATACGGAAGTGCGGGTCAAGGGCTTCATCACCGAGGTCTACGAGTGCCCGCCCTGCCCCAAGGGCAACACGTGCAAGCCGTGCGACAAGCCGCACTTCTGGCTCTCGGATCGCGCCAACGGTCCCAAGGACAAGGCGCTGATGGTCACCGACCACCCGACCGAGCAGCCCAAGACGAAGAAGAAGATCAAATTCGAGGTCGGCGGGCAGTACTACGTGGTCGGAACCTTCGCAAAGGCCTCGGCCACCGGGTTCTCCTCCTCGGACGGCCTGCTGGTCTTCCGGAGCGCCACCAAGGTCGGCGAGGACACGCCGGTAGCGCAGGTCGACCGCCCCGTCCAGTAAGTCGCTCTCGCAGCGCCGGCCCCTCCCACCGCCGTCCAGCCGCCCCGCGTCCCCGTCTAGCTAGTAGCCCCTCCGCCCGGTCGTAGCCCGAAAATCGGACGCGCACGGCCTGACCAGCGCTCGTTGCATCCAGTCCTTTCGGCATCCTCCGCCCTTCTCGGCGCGGGCGCGCGTGGCACGCCTCGTGCTAACGCACCGGGTCAAGCTCGCCTGGGTTCGGCGTGGCGTGAGGGTGATGCGATGAGGCACGGAAGGAAGGGGCGCGGGGCGGTGGCGCGTACGAGCATCCTGGGCGCGCTGCAACTCCTGGCGGTCGGATGCGGCACGGGAACGACGCCTCGATCGATCGACGCGACCGCCGCGACCGACCGAGGCCTCCTCGGCGACGCGGGGATCTTCGTCGCGCCCCACCCCGACGGCGCCGCCCCGGCCCTCTCGGCCCAGTCGGTCATCAACCACGTCCAGCTCCCTCGCAGCGGCGGCGAGCTTTCCTTCGACCTCGTGGCCGACGGCGTGCCACGCAACCGCCTAGGGGTCCTGCTCTCGGTGCTGGGCAGCGCCGCCCCGGACATCAAGCCTCAAGATGCCGTAGACCTCGAGCTCCGGCGCGGGGCCTTCCTGCTCCTGCTCGACCTGCGGGCCCCGGCCTTCGACGACGCCAGCTCGGCCACCCTCACGGCCCACCTCGGGCTCGACCTGGACGGACTCCCGGCGAACAACTTCACGGGCGCGGCGGAGCTCGCGATCAGCCCGGAGCCCCCACTCTTCGCCACTCTGACCGGACGGATCAAGCAGGGGACGCTCGAGGTAGGTCCCGGTACCTTCGTGGTGCCGCTCCCCTTCGGTCCCCCCCCGCACCCGACCGTATCCATCAGCCGCGCGAGGCTCCGCGCCCGGGTGGACAGCCTGGGCCTGCGGGACGGAGTGCTCGGCGGGCTCCTCTCCCGGGCCGATGTCGAGGAGAAGCTGCTGCCGGGGGTGGCCGCCCACTTCGCCGAGGTCTACCGCTCGAAGGACAGCTCGGCCAAGACGAAGGAGGTCCTCCGCAGCCTCTTCGACACGAACGGCGACGGAAACATCGACCTGCGGGAGTTCGTATCCACCTCCATCGTGTCGCTCGCCATCCAGCCGGACGTGGACACGGACGGGGATGGACGGATGGATGCGCTGTCGATCGGAGTCGGCTTCACCAGCACGCGGTGCGCGATCCGGAATCCGCCCGCACGCCGCTAGGAGGGGGTCACCGCGCGCCGCCGGTCGCCACCAGCGGCACCTCCCCGCTCGTGAGATGCGCGCGCTGGAGGGGCAGGCTGATGGTGAAGACCGTCCCCGCCCCCGGCTCCGAGCGGTACGCGATGTGGCCCTCGTGCTCCTCCACGATCTTCTTCACGATCGCGAGGCCGAGCCCGCTCCCCTCGGCCTTGCCGGCGGTGGCGAAGAGCTCGAAGAGCCGCCCCTCCAGCTCGGGCGGGATCCCGCGCCCCGTGTCGCTGAACGAGAAGAGGAGCCGGTCGTCGGCCACGTCCACCCCGATGGTGAAGACGCCGCCTTCGGGCATCGCCTCCGCGGCGTTCCGGCCGATATTGTGGAACACGCGCCGGAACTTGATCTCGTCGAGGAAGGCCACCCCTTTGTACCGCTGCTCCACCACGAGCTGAATTCCCCGGCCGGCGAACTCGTGCCGCAGGTGCTCCTGCATCTCGCGCAAGAACTTGTGCAGGTAGACCTTCCGGATGAGGAGGTTCGACTCGCCGCGCGCGAAGGCCAGCACCTCGCGGGTCATGGCGGACATCACGTCGAACTGCCGCAACACCTGCTCGGCGTACTCCTCGCGGACCTTCTCCTCGTCGCTCGTGGCCATGAGCTGCGCGTAACCGGAGATGATCGTCATCGGCGTTTTCAGATCGTGAAGCACGCCGGAGAGCAGCTGGCCGATGCTCGCCAGC is a window of Deltaproteobacteria bacterium DNA encoding:
- a CDS encoding ABC transporter permease, which produces MSLYLLRRLLLLVPTLFGLCVVTFALIHLAPGDPVSGSPAGAELARGLSEEALEQHKRTFFLDLPLFINRDPRGLVGRTDRILTALARPGAAGEEATARAAACGTVCLPAWTATLERGVGEVTARRLREALRLIRSEHPHLLPASAPSLEEWAARARAELEPARLEQLAARLGTDRSAEDQLLARGSAALPVVMSILLGSSGEAARRASLVAGRLARHEGELTGGTDDAATRESWREWWAQVGRDHRDFSRGERLLGHLTETQFAKWMGRVLTLRFGRSIKDGRPVTEKLGEALPVTLLLALSSIFLAYLVAVPLGAWMAVRAGSRRERALGTGLLLLYSLPPFFAALLLVQLFGGLGYLDWFPIYGLATPGLEQATGLTWLVDRLRHLVLPVTCLTYGAVAVISRYQRGAMLEVLRQDYVRTAHAKGLAPATVVLKHALPNALLPVIVLFGLHFPFVISGSVVIERIFNLPGMGLLTLDALLHRDYPVIMAVAVLSAACTLVGLLVADLLTAAVDPRVRLERRP